Proteins co-encoded in one Nicotiana sylvestris chromosome 7, ASM39365v2, whole genome shotgun sequence genomic window:
- the LOC104212712 gene encoding laccase-17-like yields MGYCNLSCSTSVAASLLFGISIFWLLPQSAFCTTRHYTFNIVQHNVTRLCTTKSIVSVNGRFPGPRLVAREGDRVIVKVVNHVSKNISIHWHGIRQLTSGWADGPAYVTQCPIQTNQSYTYNFTIIGQRGTLFWHAHISWLRATVYGPIIILPRKNESYPFKKPYKEIPIIFGEWWNVDPEAVINQALQTGGGPNVSDAYTINGFPGPLYNCSSKDTFKFRVKPGKTYMLRLINAALNDEMFFSIANHTLTIVEADAVYTKPFDTNVVFITPGQTTNVLLRTKPFHPNATFLMAAQPYFTGQGTFDNSTVAGFLEYKPPLNGSPTNKNKLKLFKPTLPNITATGFVANFTKKFRSLASAQFPANVPQTVDKRFLFTVGLGSSPCPKNTTCQGPNGTKFAASVNNVSFALPTTALLQSHFFGQSNGVYTTDFPTNPLNPFNYTGTPPNNTLVTNATKTVVLPFNSSVEVVLQDTNILGAENHPLHLHGYNFFVVGEGFGNFDPNKDPANFNLKDPIERNTVGVPAGGWIAFRFFADNPGVWFMHCHFDVHTSWGLRMAWIVLDGPLQSQKLPPPPSDLPKC; encoded by the exons ATGGGCTACTGTAATCTTTCTTGTTCCACTTCTGTGGCAGCATCTTTGCTCTTTGGAATTTCCATTTTTTGGCTATTGCCTCAGTCTGCATTTTGCACGACAAGGCACTATACATTCAAT ATTGTGCAGCATAATGTAACGCGATTATGCACCACGAAGAGCATAGTTAGCGTGAATGGACGTTTTCCTGGCCCTCGTCTTGTTGCTAGAGAAGGTGATCGAGTGATCGTTAAGGTGGTTAACCATGTATCCAAAAATATCTCAATTCACTG GCATGGAATTCGGCAACTTACAAGCGGATGGGCAGATGGACCAGCATATGTAACACAATGTCCGATACAAACTAACCAAAGTTACACGTATAACTTCACGATCATCGGTCAGAGAGGAACTCTGTTCTGGCATGCTCATATTTCATGGCTGAGAGCAACAGTTTATGGACCTATTATCATCCTGCCACGGAAAAATGAGTCCTATCCATTTAAGAAACCTTACAAGGAAATTCCAATCATATTTG GGGAATGGTGGAATGTAGATCCTGAGGCTGTAATTAACCAGGCTCTTCAGACAGGAGGTGGTCCAAATGTTTCAGATGCATATACCATTAATGGTTTCCCAGGGCCCTTGTATAATTGTTCCTCTAAAG ATACATTCAAGTTCAGGGTGAAGCCGGGAAAGACTTACATGCTACGTTTGATCAACGCTGCACTGAATGATGAAATGTTCTTCAGCATTGCCAATCATACCctcaccattgttgaagcagacgcTGTTTACACCAAACCATTTGACACAAATGTAGTATTTATTACCCCTGGCCAAACCACCAATGTTCTTCTTAGAACAAAGCCGTTTCACCCCAACGCCACCTTCCTAATGGCGGCTCAGCCATATTTCACCGGCCAAGGAACGTTTGACAACTCCACTGTTGCCGGATTCCTAGAATATAAACCCCCCTTAAATGGTTCTCCCACCAACAAAAACAAACTCAAGCTCTTTAAACCAACTCTACCAAATATAACTGCAACAGGTTTTGTTGCCAATTTCACCAAGAAATTCCGCAGCTTAGCCAGTGCTCAATTCCCAGCAAACGTTCCACAAACTGTTGACAAGCGTTTTCTGTTTACAGTAGGACTAGGTTCGAGCCCATGCCCCAAAAACACGACGTGTCAAGGACCTAATGGCACAAAATTTGCAGCATCAGTAAATAATGTATCTTTTGCTCTTCCAACAACAGCACTTCTGCAATCTCATTTCTTTGGACAATCAAACGGAGTTTACACCACAGATTTTCCAACCAACCCTCTAAATCCATTCAACTATACAGGAACACCACCAAACAACACTCTTGTAACCAATGCAACAAAGACTGTTGTCTTGCCATTTAATTCGAGCGTTGAGGTTGTGCTACAGGACACTAACATTCTTGGCGCTGAAAATCACCCCCTTCACCTCCACGGTTACAATTTCTTCGTCGTTGGTGAAGGGTTTGGCAACTTTGATCCTAACAAAGACCCTGCCAACTTCAATCTCAAGGATCCTATTGAGAGGAACACGGTTGGTGTCCCGGCTGGTGGATGGATTGCTTTTAGATTCTTTGCAGATAACCCAG GAGTATGGTTTATGCATTGCCATTTTGATGTGCACACAAGCTGGGGACTGAGGATGGCTTGGATCGTGTTAGATGGGCCATTACAGAGTCAAAAGCTGCCTCCTCCACCTTCAGATCTTccaaaatgttga